One region of Sebastes fasciatus isolate fSebFas1 chromosome 1, fSebFas1.pri, whole genome shotgun sequence genomic DNA includes:
- the LOC141777975 gene encoding olfactory receptor 52N5-like, translating into MNNMTFNMDILFLEGLKVTPQSSVPAFILLLLIYIFIMVSNIGLAVLIFMERSLHQPMYLLFCNMSINDAFGTTTIIPRLLSDIFIPITERYIHYYECVIQAFCAHFHAGICHTVLMIMAFDRYVAICNPLRYATIMTNRMVVKLSLSAWGVAFLLVGILVGLSVRLSRCRWTIFNPFCDNASLFKLSCENVLINHIYGLGTAVATMAFSVSSVMLTYLRIAKVCLSSKNKALNSKALQTCATHLSVYIIMLFSSCIIIGLHRFPHLSDHRKLASILFHLVPPAMNAVIYGLQIKAVREKIIIIFTRKK; encoded by the coding sequence ATGAACAACATGACTTTCAACATGGATATTCTGTTCCTGGAGGGGTTAAAGGTCACCCCCCAGTCCTCTGTTCCagccttcatcctcctcctcctcatctacaTCTTCATCATGGTGTCCAACATCGGCCTGGCGGTCCTGATCTTCATGGAGAGGAGCCTCCACCAGCCTATGTACCTTCTCTTCTGCAACATGAGTATTAATGATGCGTTCGGGACGACGACCATCATCCCTCGCTTGTTAAGTGACATTTTTATTCCGATCACAGAGCGGTACATTCATTATTATGAGTGTGTCATTCAGGCTTTTTGTGCTCACTTTCATGCAGGCATCTGTCACACTGTGCTCATGATCATGGCCTTCGATCGCTATGTGGCCATCTGTAACCCACTGCGATACGCCACCATCATGACCAACAGGATGGTGGTGAAGCTGTCGTTGTCGGCCTGGGGGGTAGCTTTCTTGTTGGTGGGGATCCTTGTGGGCCTCAGCGTCCGCCTGTCACGCTGCAGGTGGACTATATTCAACCCATTCTGCGACAACGCCTCCTTATTCAAGCTGTCCTGTGAAAACGTTCTCATCAACCATATATACGGCCTCGGCACCGCCGTAGCCACGATGGCGTTCTCCGTCAGCAGTGTAATGCTCACCTACCTGAGGATTGCCAAAGTGTGTTTGAGTAGTAAGAACAAGGCTCTGAACAGCAAAGCGCTGCAGACCTGCGCCACCCACCTGTCGGTGTACATCATCATGCTCTTTTCGAGCTGCATCATCATCGGCCTCCATCGTTTCCCTCACTTGTCAGACCACAGGAAGCTGGCGTCCATCTTGTTCCACTTGGTTCCTCCCGCTATGAACGCTGTTATCTACGGACTGCAAATCAAAGCAGTCAGAGAAAAAATTATCATCATATTTACAAGGAAAAAATGA